In Deltaproteobacteria bacterium, one DNA window encodes the following:
- a CDS encoding cupin domain-containing protein produces the protein MDQPKEIQELNELLKPRWVSGLWNVDHAERPSDPKTRVKAHLWKWHDIYDSLVQAKDRISVARGSVERRVIRLINPGMAESEMTSHTILMSFQLIQPGEVAPAHRHTMSAFRFILQGHGAYTNVDGNKMVMEDGDLILTPHGCWHEHAHEGDENMLWIDGLDVPFVQALQQISFDPYKGRLPVNEAIDSATYYGMTRPVGSTNAATPRVLHYHWSDTYESLKKIARTPGDPYDGAALEFVNPATGGATLPTMSCQIQMLRPNEKTQSHRHTSTSIYHAYRGSGSTMINGQEFKWQKGDTFIVPLWAWHEHANASSTDEAILFSMHDEPILKAFGLYREEAQ, from the coding sequence ATGGACCAGCCCAAAGAAATCCAAGAGCTCAACGAGCTATTGAAGCCACGCTGGGTGTCCGGCCTGTGGAACGTCGATCACGCCGAGCGCCCATCCGATCCCAAGACCCGCGTCAAAGCGCACCTGTGGAAGTGGCACGATATCTACGACAGCTTGGTTCAAGCTAAAGATAGAATCTCGGTCGCCCGCGGCAGCGTCGAGCGCCGCGTCATTCGTTTGATCAACCCAGGCATGGCTGAGAGCGAGATGACCAGCCACACGATCTTGATGTCGTTTCAATTGATCCAACCCGGCGAAGTCGCGCCGGCCCATCGCCACACCATGTCGGCGTTTCGCTTTATCCTGCAAGGCCACGGCGCATACACCAACGTCGACGGCAACAAGATGGTGATGGAAGACGGTGACCTGATCCTAACGCCGCACGGCTGCTGGCATGAGCATGCCCATGAAGGCGACGAGAACATGCTTTGGATCGACGGTCTCGATGTCCCCTTCGTCCAAGCCTTGCAACAGATTTCTTTCGATCCCTACAAAGGGCGCTTGCCGGTGAATGAAGCCATCGATTCGGCAACGTACTATGGCATGACGCGTCCGGTCGGCAGCACGAATGCAGCAACTCCGCGCGTGCTACACTACCACTGGAGCGACACCTACGAGTCGTTAAAAAAAATAGCCCGCACCCCAGGCGACCCTTACGACGGCGCGGCGCTAGAATTCGTCAACCCCGCCACCGGCGGCGCGACGCTGCCGACGATGTCATGCCAAATCCAAATGCTCCGCCCCAACGAAAAAACCCAATCCCACCGCCACACCAGCACCAGCATCTACCACGCCTACCGCGGCAGCGGGTCGACAATGATCAACGGCCAAGAATTCAAATGGCAAAAAGGTGACACCTTCATCGTCCCACTATGGGCCTGGCATGAGCATGCGAATGCGTCATCGACAGACGAAGCTATTTTGTTTTCGATGCACGATGAGCCGATTTTGAAGGCGTTTGGGTTATACAGAGAAGAAGCGCAGTAA
- a CDS encoding type II toxin-antitoxin system VapC family toxin yields the protein MIAFDTDVLTELLLGNASFVQRASTIPIAEQSLPVIVIDEEIMRGRLNTIRQSEAGRVSITISHAYALFEDSFRDFRRLQVLSYTSQAEALYQEWRGQGIRTATHDLRIAALCVTHSATLISRNRRDFENLPGLSVEFWM from the coding sequence ATGATCGCGTTCGACACGGACGTGCTGACGGAGTTGTTACTAGGCAACGCATCCTTCGTCCAACGTGCGTCGACTATTCCGATAGCGGAACAATCTTTACCAGTGATTGTCATCGATGAAGAGATCATGCGTGGCAGGCTCAATACTATCCGACAGTCCGAAGCCGGCCGCGTCTCGATCACTATCTCGCACGCTTATGCGTTGTTCGAGGATTCGTTTAGAGACTTTCGACGGCTGCAGGTGCTTTCCTACACGTCTCAGGCGGAAGCCCTGTATCAAGAATGGCGCGGGCAAGGCATCCGCACAGCGACTCACGATCTGCGCATCGCTGCGCTTTGTGTTACACATTCCGCTACATTGATCTCGCGCAATCGGCGCGACTTCGAAAACTTGCCAGGACTGTCCGTCGAGTTTTGGATGTGA